In Rutidosis leptorrhynchoides isolate AG116_Rl617_1_P2 chromosome 6, CSIRO_AGI_Rlap_v1, whole genome shotgun sequence, the DNA window TGGTGAATGGTGAGTTTTTAAGTATTATTGACATTGATCTTGCATCGTGTTCGATTGTGTTGTTGACGATTTCATGCTTTAAGGTTCACGTGTTCATCACTTGCAGGGTGATTCCAACCATTCTGGGAACAAAACCAAAGGCACTCAAGGGCCACTCATGTTTGCTTTTGAATCAAGATAGAATCTTGATCATAAAACACAATTCCAAATCGAATGAATCTGTTTGGTTTCTCGAGGTGAGTGTTACTCGAGTTACAAAAGTTATCAGATACTGTATAGTTTGCTCGTTTGAGTAATTTCTTGATTACTAAATGATAGTGCATGTTATGCTTAAAAAGGTGGACACACAATTCGTTAGGGACCAAAAGAAGAAATTTGAAAAGGAAGTAGTTGCTTGGAGTAAGGGCGTTATTGGCAATACTGAGCGGCCCGTTGTGATCAGTGGGCCCTCGGGTGTGGGTAAGGGTACGTTGATTAATATGCTGATGAAAGATTACCCGACATTGTTTGGATTCTCGGTTAGCCATACAACTCGTGCTCCAAGGGAGAAGGAGCAAAACGGAGTGCATTATCATTTCACGAAACACAACGTTATGGAGGAAGAAATTAAATCGGGGAAATTTCTAGAATTTGCTGCAGTTCATGGTAATCTTTATGGGACTAGCATTGAAGCCGTTGATGTTGTTGCTGATGCTGGAAAGGTTACATATTTCTTGCACTATTAAGCTTAATTTCATTATTCTTTGTACggttatgtatatagttatgtaGATCAACTATATCTAGTGAAAGTTTTGAGTTTTGTTTAATGTTGAGTTTTGTTTTATGTAGAGATGCATACTTGATATCGATGTTCAAGGAGCAAGGTCTGTGAGGGCAAGTTCACTTGAAGCTATTTTCATATTTGTTTGCCCGCCTTCGTTTGAGGAGCTTGAGAATCGTCTTCGTGCAAGGTTTGAGCTCTATTTTTGTTCCATTAtctaaaaatttatataattattatgtaatTATTTGTTTCTAAAAGTTGACTTTACGAGTGGTTTGAATTGGTCAAACAGAGGAACAGAAACGGAAGAACAAATCCAGAAACGACTTAGAAATGCCAAGGCTGAGCTTGAACAAGGACGCTCATCGGGACTTTTTGATCATATTTTGGTGAATGATGATCTTGAAGCGTGTTATGAGCGACTTAAGGTAAATATACATTCAAGATGATCTCTTAAGCTTTGACGATTTTGTTTAATAATCTGATATATCATTTATGATTTTTATGTAGAATATCTTGTGTATTAGAGAGAGCACCAATGCTGCCCAAAAAACCTGTAAGTGTATAAAGATGATTTAGAATTATTCGGTTGACTTTAAAACTTTAATGAAAATTTAAATTGGTTCTTTTGGTGTGTGCCGTTATGAAAAATACAGCAAGTAAGGTGCTTGATTTGCCCATGGACCTCTCATTGACCCAAGCTGATGAAAAGATAGTCATTAACTGTGGAACTGGTGAACAGAAGTAAGTTTATACATATATTAGATGCATTATATAAACAAGTTTAAATCATATTAGATGGATTAAATGTAGGTTTTGTTTCAGGGTTGTTCTTGTTTTGTCTTCGATGAAAGGAGGGGCACCTGGTCGGACGAGAGGACTAGATCTGTATGCTGTTGATCATCTTACAGAAAACGTAAACGGCTGCGATTATTAAACATATACAATTGGTACTGATTGTATTATTGATCCATTGCAATTGCAATTTAATTTAATCTTTTATTTTAAGATGAAGCAAAAAACTCACAGTTAGATTTACCATGTTGTGGGGGTTATTTTGtgttttattgtcatttatttatttttgtattggAGTGACGTGAAAAGTTCAATGttgatgaaaattgagaaaatAGATGAACCTTTTTTAACTGTGTCTTTCAATCTGAGCTTCTATTTGCTTTCTGTTAAAGTTTATTCACTTTAGACATTTGTTTTTTGTTTATTATAAacttattattaaaaatgaattaGTTGTCGTGGTGCTGACATATGACAATCAAGATAATTCCTCGTGAACGTGCTACATTTTGAGTTATCAGGAAAAGAGTTGGCTGTTTAAATCGTTAGGCCGCGTTCATCTGAGTAAATATACCCTAAAAACTTTGTATTATGATTATAACAATTTACCTGAATGTTGATTACAAATAGGTTAAGTATCAAATTCAAATCAACTACtgtataatactataataatagcaGTTTCAGTTTATACATTTACATTACATTGGCGTAATATATCAAAAAACATTTAAGTTATATCAAAAatcatttgatttgatttgatttactAAGATTTTGCAATCTTGTAGAACAATAAAATAAGGTTAGCTGGTTAGGCGTAAATATTCAAGACAGATGGGGACCCAGAACATCTTATTTGATTGCTCATATAAAGGCTTTATTACACCTAAATCTTTGTTGGCAGTCAATAATTGATTGGTCTGAGTTTGTTGATAATTTCTTTTCTGTTTGCAACAGCTTTTCACTTGCAATTTGCAAACATGTGATGAGGAAACAAGAAActgatgcttcaccaatcacaacaCTTTATAAAAAGCCAAAATAACTCGAAAatgcttattaatattaatattaatatgtctaATAGGTTGAAAACCATATTCAAATTAGATCCGTTAGATGTTATTTATGTTTTtcgtataaaaataaaataaatgagaGTTAGAAATTTGCTCAACAATGTATTTGCCATATCGGCCTTTATATATTCACTCCAGAAGTTGATATTTCAAAATTTGCTGTAATATCTTCTACATAAGTTACTAtaagattaattttttttttgttaataatCTTTTGGTACACAAACAATGCACAATGCAAAGaaaataacttataaaacataCTTATATATTGTATAAGAAAGTAAATAACTTTTTTAAGATTGTTAACATTCTTGGATGTAAGAGTTATTCTAATATTGTGCATCATCTGTCAACCTTTTTTTCCTTCTTTGCTTCCTCAACTTAATACGGAGTAAATAGTAAAAATTATGCAACAAACATTCAGATCGGTACCAATATCCCTTCTAAAATTTCTAAAATCATGTAAAGAACATTCAAATTCAAATCTCAAATTTGagattaaagtaataatataagtAAAACGATCATAGATTGAAACAATCCACAAGAAGGCCGAAGAAGGGTACTTATAATACGTCCAAAACCCACCAATAGAGGATTAATCGGGACCCATTCTTCGTTTAGGAGCCACATTTGCAAAGTTTTTTCTCGTCTCCTCCGGTGGCTATGTTTGGCGACGAGCTTTTTGGAGCTTTTAGCCTTTATGAAAAAGCTCATATTTAATAATAAGCTCCGTTTGGTTATGGGAGTTTAAAGCTTTTTAGACACTGGGAAAAAGCTAAAAGCTACTTGAAGTAGCGTTTAGCTTTTAGCTTCTAACGTTTTGTCATTTTAATCGTTATTTAACAGATTCAGCTACTCCGCCAAACAATACATTATATTTAAATAACTAACAACTATCAACTATCAGCTAAAAGCTAAAGCTATCTACTACCAGATGAAAGTTAAAAGTTACCAACTACAAACATAGCTATCTTAATTGGTAATTTTGTACCATTGCGCGAAGCCTAACCAAGACAGTTACAAAATACGGTGCACATGAGAATCTGCATTTATACCATGAACATCATTCCAAGCTACATTCATAACCAAATGAGCCATTTTCGGCTCAATACCTGAAACTAGACAATGCAAATTTAGCTCTTTTTATCTATGAATTGGTTTATTCGGGTTTTGTTAAGGGCCAAGAGTTGGGATTGAAAAAATTTGG includes these proteins:
- the LOC139852298 gene encoding guanylate kinase 2-like; this encodes MGEAPAFYVDDMQRRFSNGIDLKLKDFETGVVIGNKTYVIGGTDDPTSIGIRILNNSTGEWVIPTILGTKPKALKGHSCLLLNQDRILIIKHNSKSNESVWFLEVDTQFVRDQKKKFEKEVVAWSKGVIGNTERPVVISGPSGVGKGTLINMLMKDYPTLFGFSVSHTTRAPREKEQNGVHYHFTKHNVMEEEIKSGKFLEFAAVHGNLYGTSIEAVDVVADAGKRCILDIDVQGARSVRASSLEAIFIFVCPPSFEELENRLRARGTETEEQIQKRLRNAKAELEQGRSSGLFDHILVNDDLEACYERLKNILCIRESTNAAQKTSSKVLDLPMDLSLTQADEKIVINCGTGEQKVVLVLSSMKGGAPGRTRGLDLYAVDHLTENVNGCDY